The following proteins come from a genomic window of Myroides odoratus DSM 2801:
- a CDS encoding YfhO family protein: MNAVKKYVPHLLVLVGFIVVALLYFSPVLQNKVIYQSDIVQYTGMAKEQNNFRAEFNEEPYWTNSAFGGMPTYQLGAKYPYNFVKHLDTAIRFLPRPADYLFLYFIGFYALMMALGVRPLKAFIGSLAFGFSTYLIIILGVGHNAKAHAIAYMPMVVAGVLLVFRKKYVAGGILTVLAAALEISANHFQMTYYLLLFLLVVAIAYTYEYSKAKDWKGLGIAYGILIGAAVLSIGANATNIMATAEYTKFSTRSSSELTYEPDGSPKTSSNAMSYDYITEYSYGVFESLNLIAPRLTGGANNEALEKDNAVYRYFTSIGANPQQAQDMSKQAPTYWGDQPIVAAPAYIGAVVFFLFVLGMFTEKRKLKYIFFVGALMALILSWGKNFAVVTNLFIDFVPMYNKFRAVSSIQVILEMCIPVLAVLGLYNFFKLDQKQQIDALKKSGFIAGGILVFLFAIKGTLSFTGLNDDYYRMAYGEVGPGFIRALIEERKAMYTSDLIRSFLLILATAAILFLFAKDKMKEMYALVIIGCLLVGDLVMVDRKYVNDESFVAARKMQEPFDITQADKQILNDPTHFRVFDTQGGLNSAKASYFHQSLGGYHAAKPRRIQQLADYQMSKNPMAVFNMMNVKYVIQADEEGRSVAMLNNEANGNAWFVSAVQKVTTPDQEMKALSDLNTKTTAVLNTNAFTQAVKDTYTVDSLASIKLVSYKANQLVYEAENTNEGLAVFSEVYYPQGWIAKVDGQEVPILAVDYVLRAIELPQGKHTVEFTFEPQVVKTGSRIALASTLLILLASAGAIGWSMKKKRKEE; the protein is encoded by the coding sequence ATGAATGCAGTAAAAAAGTATGTACCACATCTCTTGGTGTTGGTCGGTTTTATCGTAGTAGCTTTACTCTATTTTTCACCAGTATTACAAAATAAAGTCATATATCAGTCTGATATTGTACAATATACTGGAATGGCTAAAGAACAGAATAATTTCAGAGCCGAATTTAACGAAGAACCTTATTGGACCAATAGCGCATTTGGTGGAATGCCAACCTATCAGTTGGGAGCCAAGTATCCCTATAACTTCGTTAAGCATTTAGATACAGCGATTCGATTTTTACCGCGTCCTGCCGATTATTTATTTCTTTACTTCATCGGATTTTATGCTTTAATGATGGCCTTAGGGGTTCGTCCGTTAAAAGCTTTTATAGGATCTTTAGCGTTTGGATTTTCTACTTACTTAATCATTATCCTAGGTGTGGGACACAATGCCAAAGCACATGCCATTGCTTATATGCCTATGGTCGTTGCAGGGGTGTTGCTCGTATTTAGAAAAAAATATGTTGCTGGAGGAATCTTAACTGTTCTCGCCGCAGCGCTGGAAATCAGTGCCAATCACTTCCAAATGACCTATTATTTGCTGTTGTTTCTTCTGGTAGTAGCCATCGCTTATACCTATGAATATAGCAAAGCCAAAGATTGGAAAGGCTTAGGTATCGCTTATGGTATTCTTATAGGGGCAGCGGTATTGAGCATTGGAGCAAATGCAACCAATATTATGGCCACTGCAGAATATACGAAGTTTAGTACACGAAGTTCAAGTGAGTTGACGTATGAACCTGATGGTTCTCCTAAAACGTCTTCCAATGCAATGAGTTACGATTATATTACAGAATATAGTTATGGCGTTTTCGAGAGTTTAAATCTAATTGCACCTCGATTAACGGGTGGGGCTAATAATGAAGCCCTTGAAAAAGACAATGCGGTATATCGCTATTTCACGTCTATTGGAGCTAATCCACAGCAAGCACAAGACATGAGTAAACAAGCACCAACGTATTGGGGAGATCAGCCTATTGTAGCTGCGCCAGCCTATATTGGAGCTGTTGTATTCTTCTTATTTGTCTTGGGTATGTTTACAGAAAAACGCAAATTGAAGTATATTTTCTTTGTTGGAGCGTTGATGGCACTAATCTTATCTTGGGGTAAAAACTTTGCGGTGGTTACAAATCTATTCATTGATTTTGTACCGATGTACAACAAGTTTAGAGCGGTATCTTCTATTCAGGTTATCTTGGAAATGTGTATTCCTGTACTAGCTGTATTAGGACTTTATAACTTCTTTAAACTGGATCAAAAACAACAAATTGATGCACTGAAGAAATCTGGTTTTATTGCAGGTGGAATCTTGGTATTCTTGTTTGCAATTAAAGGAACACTTTCTTTCACGGGGTTAAATGACGACTATTACCGCATGGCCTATGGAGAAGTAGGACCTGGGTTTATTCGCGCCTTGATTGAAGAGCGAAAAGCAATGTATACGAGTGATTTGATTCGTTCGTTCTTGTTGATTTTAGCTACAGCGGCCATTTTATTTTTATTTGCAAAAGACAAAATGAAAGAAATGTATGCTTTGGTTATTATCGGGTGTTTATTGGTGGGAGATTTAGTGATGGTAGATCGCAAATACGTCAATGATGAATCATTTGTAGCGGCGAGAAAAATGCAAGAACCTTTTGATATCACACAAGCAGATAAACAAATTTTAAATGATCCAACACACTTTAGAGTATTTGATACGCAAGGGGGATTAAATAGTGCGAAAGCGTCTTATTTCCATCAGTCTTTAGGAGGATATCATGCAGCTAAACCAAGAAGAATTCAGCAGTTGGCGGATTACCAAATGAGTAAAAATCCGATGGCAGTATTTAATATGATGAATGTTAAATATGTGATTCAAGCGGATGAAGAAGGACGTAGTGTAGCGATGTTAAACAACGAAGCAAATGGAAATGCTTGGTTTGTTTCAGCTGTTCAAAAAGTAACTACTCCAGATCAGGAGATGAAAGCGTTGAGTGACCTCAACACAAAAACAACAGCAGTATTGAATACGAATGCGTTTACACAAGCAGTAAAAGATACGTATACTGTTGATTCTTTAGCTTCTATTAAGCTTGTATCTTATAAGGCTAATCAATTAGTGTATGAAGCAGAAAATACAAATGAAGGTTTGGCTGTGTTTTCAGAGGTTTATTATCCGCAGGGATGGATAGCTAAAGTTGATGGACAGGAAGTGCCTATTTTAGCTGTAGATTATGTCTTGCGTGCAATTGAATTACCTCAAGGGAAACATACGGTTGAATTTACGTTTGAGCCTCAGGTAGTCAAAACGGGAAGTCGAATTGCCTTAGCTAGTACGCTGTTGATTTTATTAGCCTCTGCTGGAGCAATAGGTTGGTCAATGAAGAAAAAAAGAAAAGAAGAATAA
- a CDS encoding DUF4834 family protein, with the protein MDIASFGSFLRTLVIIVVIYYAFKFAMRYLFPLFVYKMAKKVERNFQQQQQDFYQQNNRSTQEEPNYTNQSSEGKDKFPRSTKVVGEYIDFEEIEKK; encoded by the coding sequence ATGGATATAGCATCATTTGGAAGTTTTTTAAGAACCTTAGTCATCATTGTAGTGATTTATTATGCTTTTAAATTTGCGATGCGTTATTTATTTCCACTTTTTGTCTATAAAATGGCAAAAAAAGTAGAACGAAATTTTCAACAGCAACAGCAAGATTTTTATCAACAAAATAATAGATCAACTCAAGAAGAACCTAATTATACGAATCAATCGTCAGAAGGGAAGGACAAATTTCCACGTTCAACCAAAGTAGTTGGCGAGTATATTGATTTTGAAGAGATTGAAAAAAAATAA
- a CDS encoding rhodanese-like domain-containing protein, with protein sequence MKNIILTAILLMFSFFKVSAQEVKAKELVNPTTFESQIANKKVQLIDVRTPKEYKEGTILNAVNIDFLDESFSKNIKQLDKKQPVYIFCQSGKRSAVAAEKMQEAGFDVIELAGGYKAWKAEKD encoded by the coding sequence ATGAAGAATATAATTTTAACAGCTATCTTACTAATGTTTTCATTTTTTAAGGTTAGTGCTCAGGAAGTTAAAGCGAAAGAATTAGTAAATCCAACCACTTTTGAATCGCAAATTGCGAATAAAAAAGTACAGCTAATCGATGTGCGTACGCCAAAAGAATACAAAGAAGGTACGATTTTGAATGCCGTCAATATTGATTTTTTAGACGAAAGCTTTTCAAAAAATATCAAACAATTGGATAAAAAACAACCCGTTTATATCTTTTGTCAATCTGGGAAGAGAAGTGCAGTTGCAGCTGAAAAAATGCAAGAAGCAGGATTTGATGTCATTGAATTAGCTGGAGGCTATAAAGCGTGGAAAGCTGAAAAAGACTAG